A DNA window from Schistocerca gregaria isolate iqSchGreg1 unplaced genomic scaffold, iqSchGreg1.2 ptg000769l, whole genome shotgun sequence contains the following coding sequences:
- the LOC126321788 gene encoding uncharacterized protein LOC126321788, protein MQTRGSAFGQAHPVQTRGSAICQAHQVQMRGSAICQAHQVQMRGSAFGQAHQVQMRGSAFGQDHEVQMRGSAFGQAHQLRTRGSAFGQAHQVKEAAHQVQTRGSAFGQAHQVQTRGSAFGQAHQVQTRGSAIGQAHQVQTRGSAFGQAHQVQTRGSAFGQAHQVQTRGSAVGQAHQVQTRGSAFSQAHLVQTRGSAYGQAHQVQTRGSAFSQAHQVQTRGSAFGQAHQVQTRGSAFSQAHLVQTRGSANGQAHLVQTRGSAFGQDNQVQTRGSAFGQDNQVLTRGSAFGQDNQVLTRGSAFGQANQVQTRGSAFGHAHQVQTRGSAFGQAHQVQTRGSAFGRAHQVQTKGSAFG, encoded by the exons atgcagacgagaggcagtgcgttcggccaggcccatccagtgcagacgagaggcagtgcaatctgccaggcccatcaagtgcagatgagaggcagtgcaatctgccaggcccatcaagtgcagatgagaggcagtgcgttcggccaggcccatcaagtgcagatgagaggcagtgcgttcggccaggaccatgaagtgcagatgagaggcagtgcgttcggccaggcccatcaactgcggacgagaggcagtgcgttcggacaggcccaccaagtgaaagaggca gcccatcaagtgcagacgagaggtagtgcgttcggccaggcccatcaagtgcagacgagaggcagtgcgttcggccaggcccatcaagtgcagacgagaggcagtgcgatcggccaggcccatcaagtgcagacgagaggcagtgcgttcggccaggcccatcaagtacagacgagaggcagtgcgttcggccaggcccatcaagtgcagacgagaggcagtgcggtcggccaggcccatcaagtgcagacgagaggcagtgcgttcagccaggcccatctagtgcagacgagaggcagtgcgtacggccaggcccatcaagtgcagacgagaggcagtgcgttcagccaggcccatcaagtacagacgagaggcagtgcgttcggccaggcccatcaagtgcaaacgagaggcagtgcgttcagccaggcccatctagtgcagacgagaggcagtgcgaacGGCCAGGCTCAtctagtgcagacgagaggcagtgcgttcggccaggacaatcaagtgcagacgagaggcagtgcgttcggccaggacaaTCAAGTGCTGactagaggcagtgcgttcggccaggacaaTCAAGTGCTGactagaggcagtgcgttcggccaggccaatcaagtgcagacgaggggcagtgcgttcggtcacgcccatcaagtgcagacgagaggcagtgcgttcggccaggcccatcaagtgcagacgagaggcagtgcgttcggccgcgcccatcaagtgcagacgaaaggcagtgcgttcggctAG
- the LOC126321789 gene encoding nuclear pore complex protein Nup98-Nup96-like, translating into MQTRGSAFGQANHVQTRGSAFVQAHQVQTRGSAFVQAHQVQTRGSAFGRAHQVQTKGSAFGRSHQVHTRGSAFGRAHQVQTRGSAVGEAHQVQTRDSAFGQAHQVQTRGSALGEAHQVQTRGSAFGQAHQVHKRGSAFGQAHQVQTRGSAFGRAHQVQTKGSAFGRSHQVQTRGSAFGRAHQVQTRGRAFGRARQVQTRRSAFGRAHQVQTRGSAFGQAHQVLSWGSTFGRAHQVLSWGSVFGWAHQVLSWGSAFGRAHQVRSWGSAVGKAHQVQT; encoded by the coding sequence atgcagacgagaggcagtgcgtttggccAGGCCAATcatgtgcagacgagaggcagtgcgttcgtccaggcccatcaagtgcagacgagaggcagtgcgttcgtccaggcccatcaagtgcagacgagaggcagtgcattcggccgcgcccatcaagtgcagacgaaaggcagtgcgttcggccggtcCCATCAAGTTcatacgagaggcagtgcgttcggccgggcccatcaagtgcagacgagaggcagtgcggtcGGAGAGgcacatcaagtgcagacgagagacagtgcgttcggacaggcccatcaagtgcagacgagaggcagtgcgttgggCGAGgcgcatcaagtgcagacgagaggcagtgcgttcggacaggcccatcaagtgcacaagagaggcagtgcgttcggccaggcccatcaagtgcagacgagaggcagtgcattcggccgcgcccatcaagtgcagacgaaaggcagtgcgttcggccggtcCCATCAAgttcagacgagaggcagtgcgttcggccgggcccatcaagtgcagacgagaggtagAGCGTTCGGCCGGGCCCGTCAAGTGCAGACGAGACGCAGTGCGTTTggccgggcccatcaagtgcagacgagaggcagtgcgttcggccaggcccatcaagtgctgtCGTGGGGCAGTACGTTCGGCCGGGCACATCAAGTGCTGTCGTGGGGCAGTGTTTTCGGCTGGGCCCATCAAGTGCTGTCgtggggcagtgcgttcggccgggcccatcaggTGCGTTCGtggggcagtgctgtcggcaaggcccatcaggtgcagacgtga